One Halococcus hamelinensis 100A6 DNA segment encodes these proteins:
- a CDS encoding tripartite tricarboxylate transporter permease, producing the protein MNGAPIQLASGSLGEGIGVLFDPVIIAVIFVGTAIGIVFGAIPGFSATITIILLTPVTIPLQPAVALILLVSAYGGAVYGGSIPAILINTPGAPGSVVTCWDGYKLTQQGKAVYTLAVSAFASGMAGILAAAVLLLAAPIVAEFALEFGPPEMFLLAIFALTIIPAVKNSSLSKGLLAGLFGLLVATVGNDPQLAQPRATYGLTILQSGLDYIVILIGLFVLTEMIRLAMRGSTAEKVEDETLGGYDQVVAGVKAVIARPVDFLRSTAIGAFVGSLPGAGADVANFVSYNEAQRWSGEEKSALYGTGIIEGVIAADSSNNATQGGALIPTLTLGIPGSGSTAALIGALAIHGLNPGPGLFQRSGPIVYAMILSLFLGNILIIVYGLPGSRYFGKVAYIPVRFIIPIVTVLAVVGAFAVRNAPFDLYVILVVGVLGLVFVKYDYPLVSPVLGVIVGDIAETGFARGWLLNSESWSAFITNSGVSIGLTVLISLSLLTTIVGNYRKGQSN; encoded by the coding sequence ATGAACGGAGCTCCCATTCAATTGGCTAGCGGTTCGCTCGGAGAAGGTATCGGAGTGTTGTTCGATCCTGTTATCATAGCCGTGATATTTGTTGGAACAGCTATTGGTATCGTCTTCGGTGCTATCCCTGGCTTTTCCGCTACGATAACGATCATACTTCTTACACCCGTCACTATCCCACTTCAGCCCGCTGTTGCACTGATTCTCCTCGTATCAGCGTATGGTGGTGCGGTCTACGGAGGATCTATCCCGGCTATTCTCATCAACACCCCAGGTGCACCCGGTTCAGTAGTGACTTGCTGGGATGGATACAAGCTCACTCAGCAAGGAAAAGCCGTCTATACACTTGCTGTTTCAGCGTTCGCCTCTGGTATGGCTGGGATACTCGCAGCTGCCGTACTCCTATTGGCGGCCCCGATCGTCGCCGAGTTCGCCCTCGAATTTGGGCCCCCCGAGATGTTCCTTCTGGCGATTTTCGCGCTAACGATCATTCCAGCAGTGAAGAACTCCTCGCTCAGTAAGGGACTACTTGCGGGGCTGTTCGGTCTCTTGGTTGCAACCGTTGGAAACGACCCGCAGCTTGCACAACCCCGGGCGACTTATGGGTTGACGATACTACAAAGTGGCCTCGATTATATCGTCATCCTCATTGGACTGTTCGTTCTGACAGAGATGATTCGACTCGCGATGCGGGGGTCGACAGCTGAAAAAGTGGAGGATGAGACACTCGGTGGCTACGATCAAGTAGTTGCTGGCGTCAAGGCAGTGATCGCTCGCCCAGTTGATTTCCTTCGTTCAACGGCTATCGGGGCATTTGTCGGGTCGCTGCCGGGCGCAGGAGCTGATGTCGCCAACTTCGTCTCATACAACGAAGCTCAACGATGGTCGGGCGAAGAGAAATCCGCACTCTATGGAACGGGAATAATTGAGGGGGTCATCGCTGCTGATTCGAGCAACAATGCCACTCAGGGTGGGGCGCTCATCCCGACATTAACCCTTGGCATTCCTGGAAGCGGATCAACAGCAGCATTAATCGGGGCGCTCGCTATCCACGGCCTGAATCCCGGCCCAGGACTCTTCCAACGCTCTGGACCGATCGTCTACGCGATGATACTCTCGTTGTTCCTCGGAAATATACTCATAATTGTCTATGGACTCCCCGGCTCACGATACTTCGGGAAAGTAGCCTATATCCCGGTTCGTTTCATTATCCCGATCGTAACTGTGCTCGCGGTAGTCGGGGCATTTGCAGTGCGGAATGCACCATTCGACCTGTATGTCATACTCGTCGTCGGCGTCCTTGGACTCGTCTTTGTCAAGTACGACTATCCACTCGTCAGTCCCGTACTCGGGGTTATTGTCGGTGATATCGCTGAAACGGGGTTCGCACGAGGATGGCTACTGAACAGCGAAAGTTGGAGTGCTTTCATCACTAATAGTGGAGTGTCCATCGGCCTCACCGTTCTGATCTCCCTCTCACTCTTGACAACGATAGTCGGAAACTACCGCAAAGGACAAAGCAATTAG
- a CDS encoding zinc-dependent alcohol dehydrogenase family protein, giving the protein MQTATYHGKGDVRIEERPDPEVKNATDAVVRITHTAICGSDLWYYRGQRDHPENSPIGHEPMGIVEDVGDAVRHVEPGDRVLAPFTISCGSCEFCRKGLTTSCVNGSSWGGDESGAQGEKIRVPHAGGTLVRVPDRYKDNEKTLEALLPLTDVMCTGHHAAVSAGVDTGDTAVVIGDGAVGLCGVLASKRRGAERIIAMGHHEDRLEIAESFGATEIISARGEQAITEARDQTYGGADHVLECVGTESSMETAAAVARPGGSVGYVGVPMGVKDTEFLRTMFSKNISLAGGIAPARSYIDDLMNDILQGTLDPSPVFTKTVELDDIPEGYRAMDERNAVKVMVKVDRSG; this is encoded by the coding sequence ATGCAAACAGCCACCTATCACGGCAAAGGCGACGTTCGCATCGAAGAACGACCTGATCCGGAGGTCAAGAACGCGACTGATGCCGTCGTTCGTATCACCCATACCGCTATCTGCGGGTCAGATCTTTGGTACTACCGCGGACAGCGCGACCATCCCGAGAATTCACCTATCGGTCACGAACCGATGGGTATCGTCGAGGACGTTGGCGATGCCGTTCGTCATGTCGAACCCGGGGACCGTGTACTTGCACCATTCACTATCAGTTGTGGTTCCTGTGAGTTCTGTCGGAAGGGACTCACTACCTCTTGTGTGAATGGTTCCTCCTGGGGTGGCGACGAAAGCGGAGCGCAGGGAGAAAAGATCCGTGTGCCTCATGCTGGTGGAACCCTGGTTCGGGTACCTGATCGATACAAGGACAACGAAAAGACACTCGAAGCGCTTCTGCCGCTTACTGACGTCATGTGTACCGGCCATCATGCTGCCGTCAGTGCTGGCGTCGATACCGGTGATACCGCCGTCGTCATCGGGGATGGAGCCGTTGGGTTATGCGGCGTTCTTGCCTCAAAACGCCGTGGAGCTGAACGAATCATCGCGATGGGACACCACGAGGACCGCCTCGAGATCGCCGAATCGTTCGGTGCGACCGAGATAATCTCAGCGCGCGGCGAGCAGGCTATCACGGAGGCTCGTGACCAAACCTACGGTGGTGCGGACCACGTTCTCGAATGCGTCGGCACGGAATCATCGATGGAGACAGCCGCCGCAGTTGCTCGACCGGGCGGGTCAGTCGGCTACGTCGGCGTCCCAATGGGTGTCAAAGATACTGAGTTTCTCCGGACTATGTTCAGCAAGAACATCTCGCTCGCTGGTGGTATCGCTCCAGCTCGGAGTTACATCGATGACCTCATGAACGATATACTACAGGGAACACTTGACCCATCACCGGTGTTCACAAAGACCGTCGAGCTTGATGATATCCCTGAAGGATATCGAGCGATGGATGAACGCAACGCAGTGAAAGTGATGGTGAAAGTCGACAGATCCGGCTAA
- a CDS encoding NAD+ synthase: MGDLYDQTQDEIAPIDLRFSGDELEAELDRITSFIDEQVAKQNVEGVVVGLSGGIDSTAVAHLAVEALGVEAVHGLVLPREVNRDKNMNDAEQVATDLGITYDVVEIDPLLEQFLDLEMGENPETTEEEWEHRFVGNTSARIRMTIAYLLANRENKLVLGTGNRVELGLGYVTKYGDGGVDCNPIGDLYKQQVRQLAAHFGVDESLVQKTPTGGMVDYDTDEEEFGVDYDTLDAILALAFDDGTPVSAAARIANTTPEVIEQIVEMKRGSEHKRTVPPTPADTE, translated from the coding sequence GTGGGAGATCTCTACGACCAGACCCAAGACGAAATTGCACCGATCGACCTCAGGTTTTCAGGCGACGAACTCGAGGCGGAACTCGACCGTATCACGTCGTTCATCGACGAACAGGTCGCAAAACAAAACGTCGAAGGGGTCGTCGTCGGACTCTCGGGGGGTATCGACAGTACGGCGGTCGCTCACCTCGCCGTTGAGGCGCTCGGCGTCGAGGCGGTCCATGGTCTCGTTCTCCCCCGTGAAGTGAACCGGGACAAGAATATGAATGATGCTGAGCAGGTCGCCACCGATCTCGGGATCACTTACGATGTCGTCGAGATCGACCCTCTCTTAGAGCAATTCCTCGATCTCGAGATGGGTGAGAACCCAGAGACCACTGAGGAAGAATGGGAACATCGTTTCGTTGGAAACACGAGCGCTCGCATCCGAATGACTATCGCATACCTTCTCGCCAACCGCGAGAACAAACTCGTGCTCGGGACGGGCAACCGGGTCGAACTCGGGCTTGGCTACGTCACCAAATATGGCGACGGCGGTGTTGACTGCAACCCTATCGGTGACCTCTACAAACAGCAGGTCCGCCAGCTCGCTGCCCACTTCGGCGTTGACGAATCACTCGTCCAGAAGACCCCGACCGGTGGAATGGTCGATTACGATACTGATGAGGAGGAGTTCGGTGTAGATTACGATACTCTCGATGCCATTCTTGCACTTGCTTTTGACGACGGCACTCCGGTGTCAGCAGCCGCACGTATTGCTAACACCACTCCCGAAGTCATCGAACAGATAGTGGAAATGAAACGAGGTAGCGAACACAAACGAACAGTACCTCCTACACCAGCCGATACTGAGTGA
- a CDS encoding BCCT family transporter produces MRYLSNAAEEFNPIVLLTSLSILVSMTVVIVGWPDATTATLSSLNETIITNGSWFYLWLVFLSFVFLLYVILGPWGRITLGSSDEKPEYSYPEYLAMMFTAGLSSGGLEYWGPVEPLVQYQTPPPFFGSGLTGWEQITGGLQYAIFHYGTSAWSVYLVFGVLISYFVYRKDMPVRPAVILAPFLGTDNIDGWMGKAVDTLSVVVAVSGITVSFGLGIDQFLSGLSYNWGLQTGGLGETVLILLVTSLFLVSVLLGIQKGIRRLADLNVVLLVFLTVAFLVFGPLSFLLNVGTGAIQGYITDFVGMSLFFDPNAVGWLSSWTVFFWAWWLTFAPMIGVFMARISRGRTLRQVVVAGIMGSFALTVPWYTATGGSSLWLQTTGQADLLGIYSEFGLAGVSFGVFDQILPFADVFSVVLLLLVLSFLITTLDSATLSFSIIATGGEKSPTAFNRVIWGVILSALTVALSLAGGISILRSFTVVVGLPAAGLCTIALFGAIVQLERDFPVLVGERKYAGTTIVSKVNSALPNREANTKESDD; encoded by the coding sequence ATGAGATATCTATCGAACGCAGCCGAGGAATTCAACCCGATAGTTTTGCTCACGTCTCTCTCGATTCTGGTTTCCATGACCGTGGTCATCGTTGGCTGGCCGGATGCCACCACGGCGACACTGTCGAGCCTCAACGAGACGATCATCACGAACGGCAGTTGGTTCTATCTTTGGCTGGTGTTCCTTTCGTTCGTGTTCCTTCTCTACGTTATACTGGGACCATGGGGGCGTATCACCCTCGGTAGTTCGGACGAGAAGCCCGAATACTCGTATCCGGAATACCTCGCGATGATGTTTACCGCCGGACTATCCTCCGGTGGATTAGAGTACTGGGGGCCCGTCGAACCGCTGGTACAGTATCAGACACCACCGCCGTTTTTCGGGTCCGGTTTGACCGGGTGGGAGCAAATAACCGGGGGGCTTCAGTACGCGATTTTCCACTACGGAACCTCTGCGTGGTCCGTCTATCTCGTGTTCGGTGTTCTGATATCGTATTTCGTTTACCGAAAGGACATGCCGGTGAGACCCGCAGTCATCCTCGCACCGTTTCTGGGTACGGACAACATCGACGGCTGGATGGGGAAAGCGGTCGATACCCTCTCCGTGGTGGTCGCGGTGAGCGGAATCACGGTTTCGTTCGGACTCGGCATCGACCAGTTTCTTTCCGGCCTCTCGTATAACTGGGGCCTTCAAACCGGCGGGCTCGGCGAAACCGTCCTCATACTGCTCGTTACTTCGCTGTTCCTCGTTTCAGTGCTACTGGGGATACAGAAGGGAATTCGACGACTCGCTGACCTCAACGTCGTTCTCCTCGTTTTCCTCACGGTGGCGTTTTTGGTATTCGGCCCGTTGTCGTTTCTCCTCAACGTCGGCACCGGTGCGATTCAGGGGTATATAACCGATTTCGTCGGGATGAGTCTGTTCTTCGATCCCAATGCTGTCGGCTGGCTTAGCTCCTGGACGGTGTTCTTCTGGGCGTGGTGGCTCACGTTTGCACCCATGATCGGGGTGTTCATGGCGCGAATTTCCCGTGGTCGGACACTGAGGCAGGTCGTCGTTGCAGGTATCATGGGATCGTTTGCGCTCACTGTCCCGTGGTATACGGCTACCGGTGGGTCCTCACTCTGGTTGCAAACCACTGGACAGGCCGACTTGCTGGGTATATACTCGGAGTTCGGTTTAGCAGGCGTGAGTTTCGGGGTTTTCGACCAAATACTCCCGTTCGCTGACGTTTTCTCGGTCGTTCTGCTACTCCTCGTGCTGAGCTTTCTGATCACGACGCTTGATTCGGCGACACTCAGTTTCTCCATCATCGCCACCGGCGGGGAGAAATCGCCGACGGCGTTCAATCGGGTCATCTGGGGCGTGATTCTGAGCGCGCTCACGGTCGCGCTCAGCCTCGCTGGCGGGATCTCGATACTTCGCTCGTTCACCGTCGTTGTCGGGCTGCCTGCGGCCGGTTTGTGTACGATTGCGCTGTTCGGTGCGATCGTCCAGCTCGAACGTGATTTCCCGGTTCTGGTCGGCGAACGGAAATACGCAGGAACGACTATTGTCTCGAAGGTGAACAGTGCGTTACCGAATCGGGAGGCGAATACGAAAGAGTCGGATGATTGA
- a CDS encoding amidase yields the protein MTFKPPTDAELAEIAEELGIYYTDADIAVYKRFIDRILDDIEWVARGTTPQFAPHDIDYSDREFGHKPTPENNPYNAWITKCRVEGAKNGPLAGKTVGLKDNISLAGVEMTCGSRLLNGYRPGIDATVATRLLESGAEITGKLNMESFSFSTSSDSSDYGKVTNPWDRNYIAGGSSSGSGVAPAIDEVDIAVGTDQGGSIRVPAACCGIVGLDPTTGLVPYTGIFPLDNTMDHVGPMAKTVKETAVALEVMAGNDGLDSRQPPSLDTDTYTEGLVEDVTDIEIGVLAEGFEHDESEQVVSDAVRDAIATFEDLGSTIRSVSVPLHDKASKFAFVIWGYGGLQIYKQSGQGSLYKDWYNTELMETFKRSKNTSMNELSDTEKAILLAMGYFDHGYPDPIYGNSQNLSLELQRKYDEVFEDVDVIALPTIPMKPFEMDGANDRVDRLLRESHLTKNTSPFSTTNHPSISIPVGTVDGLPVGLQLVADHFEEKKLIRVSYTLEQNIDWKDRTYST from the coding sequence ATGACATTCAAACCGCCGACCGACGCTGAGTTGGCCGAGATCGCTGAGGAGCTGGGAATTTATTATACGGATGCCGATATCGCTGTCTACAAGCGCTTCATCGATAGAATACTGGACGACATTGAGTGGGTTGCTAGAGGGACGACTCCCCAGTTTGCTCCCCATGACATCGACTACTCGGATCGGGAGTTCGGACATAAGCCCACTCCCGAAAACAACCCCTACAACGCATGGATAACGAAGTGTCGGGTGGAGGGTGCGAAAAACGGTCCGCTTGCCGGAAAGACAGTGGGCCTCAAGGACAACATCTCGCTTGCGGGCGTCGAGATGACGTGTGGCTCCCGACTGCTGAACGGCTATCGGCCGGGTATCGATGCAACCGTCGCCACGAGGTTGCTCGAATCCGGTGCGGAGATCACGGGAAAGCTCAACATGGAGAGTTTCTCCTTTTCCACATCGAGCGACAGCTCGGACTACGGGAAGGTAACGAACCCGTGGGATCGAAACTACATTGCCGGTGGGTCATCCAGTGGAAGTGGTGTCGCACCGGCCATCGACGAGGTGGACATCGCGGTCGGAACCGACCAGGGTGGTTCGATCCGCGTTCCAGCGGCCTGTTGTGGTATCGTCGGACTCGATCCCACGACCGGTCTCGTCCCGTACACGGGGATCTTTCCCCTCGATAATACCATGGATCACGTCGGCCCGATGGCGAAGACCGTCAAAGAGACCGCTGTCGCACTCGAAGTCATGGCTGGTAACGATGGACTGGACTCCCGACAGCCACCGTCGCTCGATACGGATACCTATACCGAGGGACTCGTCGAGGACGTGACCGACATCGAGATCGGCGTTCTCGCCGAGGGGTTCGAACACGACGAAAGCGAGCAGGTGGTCAGTGATGCAGTTCGGGACGCGATCGCCACCTTCGAAGATCTAGGGTCCACGATCCGATCGGTTTCCGTTCCCCTCCATGACAAGGCATCCAAATTCGCGTTCGTCATCTGGGGCTATGGAGGGTTGCAGATCTACAAACAGTCGGGCCAAGGGTCATTGTACAAAGACTGGTACAACACCGAGCTCATGGAGACGTTCAAGCGATCCAAAAATACTAGCATGAACGAACTCTCGGACACCGAGAAAGCGATACTATTGGCTATGGGATACTTCGACCACGGATATCCGGACCCGATATATGGGAACTCCCAAAACCTCAGTTTGGAACTCCAGCGGAAATACGACGAAGTATTCGAAGACGTGGACGTTATTGCCCTTCCGACGATCCCGATGAAACCGTTCGAAATGGACGGGGCGAACGACCGCGTCGACCGGCTTTTGCGTGAATCCCACCTCACCAAGAACACGTCCCCATTCAGTACGACGAATCATCCGTCGATCTCCATTCCGGTTGGAACGGTCGATGGCCTACCTGTCGGTCTCCAGCTGGTCGCGGACCATTTCGAGGAAAAGAAGCTGATCCGTGTCTCCTATACGCTTGAGCAGAACATCGATTGGAAGGACCGAACGTATAGCACCTGA
- a CDS encoding phosphosulfolactate synthase: MTMLDFLDTPSRTTKPRDAGITHALDAGKGPQEVRDQLDVCGEFVDIVKLGWGTGYVSNRLEEKLALYRRRDITPCFGGTLFEVAVMQDRFEPFREKLLDLDIDLVEVSTGVISLDHDEKCEYIERLAEDFTVLSEVGRKDGDDNLDLDAWGDRAVREREAGAWKIVAEGRASGSTGVYGTDGDVRDDVVERLTGDLDPEEIVFETPQRSQQVWFIEQLGPSANLGNIELDDAIGLETLRQGLRGDTAELFHGTEGSPTEDGRCLDDIADGSGCTEIWEHLSEQRQSSDEQRVESE; this comes from the coding sequence ATGACCATGTTAGATTTCCTCGACACACCAAGCCGTACCACAAAACCACGCGATGCCGGAATCACCCACGCACTCGACGCCGGGAAGGGCCCACAGGAGGTACGTGACCAGCTCGACGTCTGTGGGGAGTTCGTCGATATCGTGAAACTCGGCTGGGGGACCGGCTACGTCTCGAATCGGCTCGAAGAGAAACTGGCGCTGTACCGACGCCGCGACATCACGCCGTGTTTCGGCGGCACCCTGTTCGAGGTGGCGGTCATGCAGGACCGCTTCGAGCCGTTCCGCGAGAAATTGCTGGACCTCGACATCGACCTCGTCGAGGTGTCGACCGGGGTCATCTCACTCGATCACGACGAGAAATGTGAGTACATCGAGCGTCTCGCCGAGGATTTCACCGTGCTCTCGGAGGTCGGTCGCAAGGATGGCGACGACAATCTCGACCTCGATGCGTGGGGCGACCGTGCGGTCCGCGAGCGCGAGGCGGGCGCGTGGAAGATCGTCGCCGAGGGCCGTGCGAGCGGATCGACCGGCGTCTACGGGACCGACGGAGACGTGCGCGACGACGTGGTCGAACGACTCACCGGCGACCTCGATCCCGAAGAGATCGTCTTCGAGACGCCACAGCGGAGCCAGCAGGTCTGGTTCATCGAACAGCTCGGCCCGTCGGCGAACCTCGGGAACATCGAACTCGACGACGCAATCGGACTAGAGACGCTCCGGCAGGGACTCAGAGGTGACACGGCGGAGCTGTTCCACGGTACGGAGGGCAGTCCCACGGAGGACGGACGCTGTCTCGACGATATCGCCGACGGATCCGGGTGTACGGAAATCTGGGAGCACCTCTCCGAACAGCGCCAGTCATCCGACGAACAGCGCGTTGAAAGTGAATAA
- a CDS encoding VOC family protein, whose protein sequence is MTANTTTATETEAALNIDGEHIFHLAIPTDDIDAAEAFYIDGMGAKKARRKDDRLTMDFYGDQIVCHKASPEDIDEDVTMYPRHFGMTFTDEADFEALVERAETHDLPFFEEPMRRFEGEHDEHRTFFLRDPSNNLLEFKWYENNENMY, encoded by the coding sequence ATGACTGCCAACACCACAACTGCGACCGAAACCGAAGCGGCACTGAACATCGACGGCGAACACATCTTCCATCTGGCGATCCCTACCGATGATATCGACGCCGCCGAGGCGTTTTACATCGACGGAATGGGCGCTAAAAAGGCCAGGCGGAAGGACGACCGTCTCACGATGGACTTCTACGGCGACCAGATAGTCTGTCACAAGGCCTCGCCCGAAGACATCGACGAGGACGTGACGATGTATCCGCGTCACTTCGGGATGACGTTCACCGACGAAGCCGACTTCGAGGCACTCGTCGAGCGCGCCGAGACCCACGATCTCCCCTTCTTTGAGGAACCGATGCGTCGGTTCGAAGGTGAGCACGACGAACACCGAACGTTCTTCCTCCGAGACCCCTCGAATAACCTCCTCGAATTCAAGTGGTACGAGAACAACGAGAACATGTATTGA
- a CDS encoding 2-phosphosulfolactate phosphatase yields MEVTVRSPPEADEIVTNDDAVVVVDALRASATVIALLEAGAESVRPVVSVDDTDIPDDVLTAGEHHGERLPGFDFGNSPRTVRRHADRVAGNRVVIQTTNGTNCVRRFDHAADVLMGSVVNARALADTIGRTIPDSRRVIVVPAWRRGDYAPEDRYAAETLVRAIERALGRNLSPYSNRFKKTDAVTVFRESATGEFLTDKGAEQDVRFCARRNEFDAVPFLREEGFVDRTRSREE; encoded by the coding sequence ATGGAAGTCACCGTTCGTTCACCACCCGAAGCCGACGAGATCGTCACTAACGACGATGCCGTCGTGGTGGTCGATGCCCTACGGGCGAGCGCGACGGTCATCGCACTGCTCGAAGCCGGTGCGGAGTCGGTTCGACCGGTTGTTTCCGTTGATGATACGGATATTCCGGACGACGTGCTCACGGCGGGCGAGCACCATGGCGAGCGTCTCCCCGGATTCGACTTCGGCAACTCACCACGCACGGTTCGTAGACATGCCGATCGCGTGGCGGGCAACCGAGTCGTCATCCAGACCACGAATGGCACGAACTGCGTTCGCCGGTTCGACCACGCTGCCGACGTACTGATGGGCTCGGTAGTGAACGCCCGAGCGCTAGCCGACACCATCGGCAGAACCATTCCGGACTCACGCCGGGTGATCGTCGTTCCCGCATGGCGACGGGGCGACTACGCTCCCGAAGACCGATATGCCGCCGAAACACTCGTGCGAGCAATTGAGCGTGCACTCGGACGTAACCTGTCGCCGTACTCCAATCGCTTCAAGAAGACCGACGCTGTAACCGTCTTCCGCGAGTCCGCCACTGGTGAATTTCTTACTGACAAGGGTGCTGAACAAGACGTTCGATTCTGTGCTCGACGAAATGAGTTCGACGCTGTCCCCTTCCTCCGCGAGGAGGGTTTTGTCGATCGAACCCGGTCAAGAGAAGAATAA
- a CDS encoding nuclear transport factor 2 family protein: MATTGPESVVRRYYEFVDAARYDDLVELFAEDVRYERPGQPPIEGRDALREFYESGRPLEDGTHEIHSVIVEGPTAAVRGSFSGNRHGEQVRFGFADFHEFEDEVITRRYTYTDRDEV, encoded by the coding sequence ATGGCTACGACTGGCCCGGAGTCAGTGGTACGGAGGTATTACGAGTTCGTGGACGCGGCTCGCTATGACGACCTCGTGGAGCTATTCGCCGAAGACGTCCGCTACGAACGGCCGGGACAGCCTCCTATCGAAGGACGGGATGCGCTCAGGGAGTTCTATGAATCGGGTCGCCCGCTCGAAGACGGCACCCACGAGATTCACAGCGTGATCGTCGAGGGCCCCACCGCGGCGGTCCGGGGTTCGTTCAGTGGGAATCGACATGGCGAGCAGGTCCGGTTTGGGTTTGCCGACTTCCACGAGTTCGAGGACGAGGTGATCACACGCCGCTACACCTACACCGACCGCGATGAAGTATAA